Genomic DNA from Actinomycetota bacterium:
CCGCGATCGCGTGGACCAGGTCAGCGCAGGCGTCGCGGAGCCACAGCTTGAGGTCGTTGACGATCTGGTCGTTGCGCGACCGGCCGGCGCGCAGCTTCCCACCGAGGGGACCGAGCCGTTCGGTGAGCCACCGCTCCACCGCCCCGTGCAGGTCCTCGTCGGTGACTGCCCAGGGGAACTCACCGCGCGCGAACAGCTGGGCGCACTCGTCGAGGGCCTCCTCCAGCCGGCGGGCTTCGTGGCCGTCGAGGATCCCGATCCGGGCCAGCTCCCGCGCGTGCGCCTTGCTGGACGTGAGGTCCTGCCGCCACAGCCGGTAGTCGAACCCCGTCGACGCCGACAGGCGCCAGGCCGCCTCGTCGGGGTCCTGCGCGAACCGTCCCCCCCACAGGCGGCCGGTCACAGCTGACCGGTCTCGCGCGCCCGCCGCGCCCAGGTCTTGAGCGGCAGTCCCCACAGCGACACGAAACCCTCGGCCTGGGTGTGATCGAAGCGGTCGTCGACGCTGTAGGTGGCCAGCGACTCGTCGTAGAGCCCGACGTCGCTGCGGCGACCGATCACGTTGGCCGAGCCCTTGTACAGCTCGACGCGGACGTCGCCGCTGACGTACCGGCTGGCCTCGTCCATGAACGCGTCCAGCGCTCGCTTCAACGGCCCCCACCACAGCCCGTTGTACAGCAGCTGCGCGTAGCGTCCCTCCTCGGTGCGCTTGTGGTCGGACAGCTCCTGCTCGAGGCAGACGTCCTCGAGGTCGCGGTGGGCGGTGAGCAAGGTGACGGCGCCGGGGCACTCGTACAGCTCACGGCTCTTGATGCCCACCAGCCGGTCCTCGATCATGTCGATCCGCCCGACGCCGTGCGCGCCGGCGCGGCGGTCGACCTCGGCGATCAGCTGTGCGATCGGCAGCTCCTTGCCGTCGATGGCCACCGGCATGCCCTCGGCGAACGTGACGGTGAGCTCCTCGGGGGTGTCGGGGGCGGCCCGGGGACTGACCGTCCGGGCGAACACCTCCTCGGGGGCCCGCGCCCAGGGGTCCTCGAGGATCCCGCACTCGGCGGTCCGGCCCCACAGGTTCTCGTCGATCGAGTAGGGACTGTCCTTGTGCACCGGGACGGGCAGGTCCCGCTCGACTGCCCATGCGATCGCTTCGTCGCGTGACAGGCCCCACTCCCGGATGGGGGCTTCGGTGTGCAGGTCGGGGGCCAGGCACATCGTCCCGACCTCGAAGCGGACCTGGTCGTTGCCCTTCCCGGTGCACCCGTGGGCCACCGCGGTGGCGCCGGTCTCGCGGGCGACGCGGACCAGATGCTTGACGATCAGCGGCCGCGACAGCGCCGACACCAGCGGGTACTTGCCCATGTAGACGGCGTTGGCCTTGATCGCGGGGACGAGGAAGTCCTCGGCGAACTCGTCGCGGGCATCGACGACCAGCGCGTCCACCGCCCCGCAGTCCAGCGCGCGCCGGCGGATGCCGTCCAGCCCGCCGGTGTGGGCGTTGGCGTCCGCGTCGCCCTGGCCGACGTCGACGGCCAGGGCGACGACCTCGTAGCCCTTGTTCTCGGCGAGCCAGCGGATCGCCACGGAGGTATCCAACCCACCGGAGTAGGCCAGGACGAGGCGGGGAGTCGGCATAGCGGTCCTTTCAGGTCAGGTCGGCGAGGTCCCGGAAGCGTCGGGCGAGGTCGCGACCCGCGATCCCTTCGCGTGCGATCACCACCACCGTGTCGTCACCGGCGACGGTGGCGAGCACGCCGGGCAGCTCGGCGAGGTCGACCGCGGCGGCCACGGGTCCGGCGCCGGCCGGTGGCGTGCGCAGCACGGCGAGGTTCCCGCTGCTGTGCACCTCGACCACGAAGCGCTGCACGACGTCGCTCAGGCGGTCCCGGGCGGTCGCGGGCGCCGGATCGCTCGCCAGGCGGTACGCCAACGCCCCGGAGGCCCCACGGACCTTGACGGCACCGAGCTCGTCGAGGTCGCGGGACACGGTCGCCTGCGTCGTATGCACCCCGTGGTCCGCCAGCAGGTCACACAGCTGCTCCTGGGACTGGACCTCGTGGTCGTGCAGCAGCCCGACGATCAGGCGTTGGCGGTCGGGCTTGCTCACGGTGCCGGCAGCGCGGGCCATCAGCCGCTCCCGTCGCCGTCTGCGAGGAGCGCCAGCAACAGCGCCTTCTGGGTGTGCAGCCGGTTCTCGGCCTGGTCCCACACCCGCGAGGCGGGTCCGTCCAGGACCTCGCCGGTGACCTCCTCGCCGCGGTGGGCGGGCAGGCAGTGCAGGAAGACGGCACGGGGTGCGGCCTTGGCGAACAGGTCGGCGTTGACCTGGTACGGGGCGAACGCCGCCCGACGCTGGTCGACCTGGTCGCCTTGACCCATCGACACCCACACGTCGGTGTAGACCACGTCGGCGCCGTCGACCGCGGCCAGCGGGTCGTCGGTGACCGCCACCGCCCCGCCCAACGTCCGGGCCTGCTCGACCACCCCCGGGTCAGGCGCGTACCCGGCAGGGTGGCCGACCCGCACGTCCATGCCGGCGAGCCCGCCGGCCAGCAGCAGCGAGTGCGCCACGTTGTTCCCGTCGCCGACGTAGGCCACCGACACGCCGCGCAGCGAACCGAACTCTGCCCGGATCGTCTGCAGGTCCGCCAGCGCCTGGCACGGGTGTTCGTGGTCGGTCAGGGCGTTGACGACCGGGACGGCCGCCGCGGCAGCCAGCTCCTCGACCCGGTCCTGTGCGAACGTGCGCACCACGATCGCGTGGGCGTACCGCGACAGGACCGCTGCGGTGTCGGCCAGCGTCTCGCCGCGACCCAGCTGCAGCTCCTGTGACGACAGCGCCAGCGGGTGGCCGCCGAGCTCGGCGACGGCGACCTGGAACGACACCCGCGTGCGGGTCGAGGGCTTCTCGAACAGCAGCACCACGGTCCGCCCCGCGAGGTCGCCACGGTGGTCGACCCCGGCGTCGCGGCGGTTGGAGCGCAAGCGGTCGGCGGCGTCGAGCAGGCGGGCGAGCCGGTCGCGGTCGAGGTCAGCCACGCTGAGGAAGTGCCGCACGCTACTCCTCGCTGCCGGCGCGGTCCGCGTCGGCCGCCGAAGAGCTCGCCTGGCCGGCTCGGGCCACGGAGGCGAGGGCGTCCGACAGCGCGGCGATCGCCAGCTCGATCTCGTCGTCGGTGACGGTCAGCGGGGGGGCCATGCGCACGAGGTCGTCGGCGACCGCGTTGACCAGGAGGAACCGGTCGCGGCAGGCCGCTTCGACGGAGGCGGCGACCGGCCGGTCGAGCTCCACGGCGAGGAGCAGGCCGCGCCCGCGCACCCCTGCCGCATGGGGCACGGCACCCACCAGGCCGCGGAGCGCGTTGGCCAGGCGCTTCCCGGCCGTCGCGGCGGAGGCGACCAGGTCGTCGGCTTCCAGGGTGTCGACAACGGCCAGCGCGGCGGCGCACGTCACCGGGTTGCCGCCGAAGGTCGAGGCGTGCTGGCTCGGGGCGAAGGCGTTGGCGGCGGGGCCCCGGGCGACGCACGCCCCGATCGGGAGGCCGTTGGCCAACGCCTTGGCGAGCGTCACCACGTCCGGCTCGATGGCGGTCTGCTGCCAGGCGAACCACGACCCCGTCCGCCCGATCCCGGTCTGGATCTCGTCGACGATCAGCAGCGCCCCGTGCCGGTCGCAGGCGTCGCGCGCGGTGGACAGGACCGCGTCGGGGACCGCCCGCACACCACCCTCGCCCTGGATGACCTCGACCAGGACCGCGCAGGTGTCCTCGCCGACCGCGGCGCGCAGGGCGTCGGGGTCGTCGTGGGCGACGTGGTCGACGTACCCGGCCAGCGGCTGGAACGGGTCGTGCTTGGCCAGTTGTCCGGTGGCTTCGAGGGTGGCCAGCGTCCGCCCGTGGAAGGATCCCTCCAGGGCGACGACGCGGTACTTGTCGCGGTGCTGCGCCAGGCCGTGGCGGCGGGCCAGCTTGATCGCGGCCTCGTTGGCTTCCGCTCCGCTGTTGCACAGGAAGGCCCGGCCATCCGGCCAGCCCAGCAGGTCCGCGAGCCGTTCGGCGAGCGCGACCGCCGGTTCGGTGAGGAACAGGTTGGAGGTGTGCACCAGGGTGGCGACCTGCTCGGCGACCGCGGCGGTGACCGCCGGGTGTGCGTGGCCGAGGCTGGTCACGGCCAGACCGGACACGAAGTCCAGGTACGCCCGGTCCTCGGCGTCGAACAGGGCGCTGCCGCGTCCGCGGACGAACGCCAGCGGCGGCGTGCGGTAGGTGGGCAGCAGGTGCGCGTTGAAGCGGTCCTGCAGCTGCGTGAGGTGAGCGGCGGCGTCCATCACGGCCCCCTGGAGATCATCGTGCCCACACCCTCGTCGGTGAAGACCTCGAGCAGGACCGCGTGCAACACGCGGCCGTCCAGGACGTGGGCCTGGGGAACGCCTGCGTGCAGCGCCTGCACGATCGACGTGACCTTGGGTCGCATCCCGGCGTGGAGCTCGTCGCGGGCGAGCATCGCCTCGAGCCGGTCGACCGGGACCTCCGACAGCAGTGACCCTGCGTCGCCGAAGTCGTCGTACAAACCGGGGACGTCGGTGAGGTAGACCAGTTTGGTGGCGCCCAGCGCCGCGGCGATCGCCCCGCAGGCGGTGTCGGCGTTGACGTTGCGGTCGACGCCGTCGCCGCCCCGCCCGACCGTCGCGACGACCGGGACGAACCCGTCGTCGAGCAGCCGCAGCAGCACCGCGGGGTCGACCGCGTCGACCTCCCCCACCAGGCCGAGGTCCTCGCCGGCGGGGCCGGCGGCGGGGCGGACCGTCAGCAGGTTCGCGTCGGTGCCGGCCACGCCGACCGCCGAGGCGCCGGCCGTCTGGATCAGGCGGACCAGCTCGGGGTTGACCCGCCCGAGCAGCACCATGCGGACCACGTCCATGGTCGCCTCGTCGGTGACCCGCAGTCCCGCGACGAAGCGAGGTTGGAGACCCAGGCGCCCAGAGACCTCGCTGATCTGCGGACCGCCGCCGTGCACCACGACGGGGCGCAGGCCCACGAAGTGCAGCAACGCCACGTCCGCGGCGAACGAGCGCTTCAGTTCCTCGTCGACCATGGCGTTCCCGCCGTACTTGATCACGACGGTGGCGCCGTGGAAGCGGGTGATCCACGGCAACGCCTCGCGCAGCACCACGGCCTTGGCCTGCGCGGCGGTGGCGCGCTCGTCGGTGGGGGCGATCGGAGCCATCAGGTCGTGTACTCGGCGTTGAAGCGGACGTAGGCGGGGGTGAGGTCGGCGGTGAGGAACGTCGCCTCGGCCGCGCCGAGCCCTAGATCGACGGTGACCTCCACGTCGCGCTTGGACAGGGCCGCAGCAGCCTGCCCACGGTCGAACGCGGTCGCGACCCCGTAACGGCACACGGTCACCCCCGCGAAGCGGACCGTCACCCGCTCGGGGTCGAAGTCCACGTCGGTGGCACCCATCGCGGCCAGCACCCGCCCCCAGTTGGGATCGGCCCCCGCCAGCGCAGCCCGGAACAACGTCGACGCGGCCACGGCTCGGGCCAGGGCGACCGCGTCGTCCTCGCTGCGGGCCCCCACCACGTGCAGCTCGGCCACCTTGTTGGTGCCTTCACCGTCGGCCACGACCGCCCGGGCCAGGTCCGCGCAGACCGACTCCAGGGCGGCGCGGAAGGTGGCCAAGGTCGGGGGTTGCGTGGCGTTGCCGTTGGCCAGCACCGCGACGGTGTCGTTGGTCGACCCGCACGCGTCGATGCTGATGCGGTTGAACGTGCGCGCCACGACCTGGCGGACGATCGGGCGGAGCACCGCCGGGGTGAGCGGGGCGTCGGTGGTGATCAGGCCGATCAGCGTGGCCATGGCCGGCTCGATCATCCCCGCGCCTTTGGCCATGCCCCCCACCGTGCACGCTCCGGTCGCGTCCTCGACGCGGTAGGCGACCTCCTTGGTGGTCGTGTCGGTGGTGAGGATGGCGCGAGCGGCCCGCCCACCACCGTCGTCGCTGAGGTCCGCGACGACCCGGGGGATCGCCGCCAGCAGTCGCGCCAGGTCCAGCGGCACTCCGATCACCCCGGTGGAGCAGATCAGGACGTCGGTGGGGTCGATCCCCAGGTGGGTGGCGACCGCCTCGGTGGTCGCCTCGGCGGCAGCGAGGCCGTCGGGACCGGTGCAGGCGTTGGCGTTCCCGCTGTTGACCACCAACGCGCGGGCGTGCCCGTCGGCGGCGTTCCGGGCCGTGATCACGCACGGGGCCGCCCGCACCCGGTTGGTCGTCACCGCCACGGCGGCGATCGCGGGCACGTCGGACACCACCAGCGCGAGGTCCGGCCGCCCCGACCGTTTCAGCCCGGCCAACACCCCCCCGGCACGGAAACCGGAGGGGGCCGTGACCCCACCCTCGGTCCTGGTGAGCGCGGCGCGGTCGCGGGGACCGAAGCCGCTCACGGGTACAGGCCAACGGCCGTCAGTCCAAGCGTCTCGTCCAGTCCGAGCATGAGGTTGGCGTTGTGCAACGCCTGCCCGGCGGCGCCCTTCCCGAGGTTGTCGACCGCGGCCACAACCAGGACACGGCGGGTGCGCGCGTCGAACGTCGCCGACACCTGGCAACCGTTGGAACCGGCCACCGCCTTGGTGTGGGGGAACGTCCCCGGATCCAGGACCCGGACGAACGGCTCGTCGCGGTACCGATCAGCCAGCGCCCCGTGGACGTCGTCGGCACCGACCCCGTCACGGACGGTGGCGTAGCAGGTGGCCAGCTCGCCTCGGGCCATGGGTACCAGGTGCGGCGTGAACGACACCGGCCCGCTGGGCACACCGGCGAGCCGGCCGAACCAGTGCTCGATCTCGACGGTGTGGCGGTGGTGCGGGGCGCCGTAGGCGGTGAAGTCCCCGTGCAGGTGCGTGAAGTGCAGGTCGTCTCGCAGCCCGCGCCCCGCCCCCGACGTGCCGGACTTGGCGTCGACCACGATGGTTCCGGGCTCGACGAGCTCGCCCAACGGCAGCAGCGCCAGCAGGGCCGCGGTCGGGTAGCACCCGGGGTTGGCCACCAGCTCCGCCGTGGACACCGCGTCGCGGGCCCACTCGGTCAGCCCGTACACCGCGGGGGTGAGGTCGGGGTGGGCGTGGGGCTCGCCGTACCAGTCGTGGAAGTCCTCCGCAGAGAGGCGGAACGCGCCGGACAGGTCGATCAGCCGGGTGGCGGCTGTGTGCAGCTCGCCTGCGAGCTCGATCGACGCGCCGTGGGGGGTGGCCAGAATCACCAGGTCGAGCGCCGCGAGCCGGTCGAGGTCGACCGCGTCGAAGACGGCGTCGGTGTCGAGGTTGGGAAACAGGTCACGGATCGGGGTGCCGGCCTGACGGTGGGCGGCGACGGCCACGACGTCGATGGCGGGGTGTGCGCCGAGCAGGCGCAGCAGCTCGGCGCCGCCGTAACCGGAGGCGCCGACGATGCCGACCCGGTGTGCCACCTGCAGGACCCCCGTCGAGGCGCGATGCACCAATGATGCATGAACATGCACGGCGCTGCAACCCACGGGCTGAGTCGGGCGTGGTCGGAAGTCGCGTGGACAGCTGGAGCCTGCGACGTGCGCGGCTAGCTTCTTCGCATGGTCGCCGTCGACGTGGCCCGCTCGCCCGGTCGCTGCACCGTCGGACGCAGGAGCGCCGCACACAGCCTCTGTCGTCACCACGGCTGTCTGGCCGGCTGGTGAGTTTCGAAGAGGCGTACGGGGGCTGGAGAGTTACGACCTCCTTCTGATCGTCGCGGGCATCGCGGTGCTGGGCACCGCGGTCCTGCCCCGCGTGCTGCACGACAAGCCGTTCACCTTGCCGATGACGCTGGTCGGGATCGGCCTGGTCGCGTTCTGGCTTCCTCTCGGGCTGGACAGCCCCGATCCGATCGGGGCGGGCAACGTCACGGAACGCCTCACGGAGCTGGGCGTGATCGTCTCGCTGATGACCGCGGGTCTGACGATCGATCGGGCGCCTGGGCTGCGCGCGTGGTCGCCGACCTGGCGTCTGCTGGGCGTCACCATGCCGCTCACGATCGTGGCGGCCGCGCTGCTGGGATGGTCGGTCGCCGGGCTGGTCCCCGCCACGGCGGCGCTGTTCGGAGCGGCGATCTCACCGACCGACCCGGTGATGGGCAAGGACGTGGAGGTCGGCGCACCGGGC
This window encodes:
- the argB gene encoding acetylglutamate kinase, which gives rise to MAPIAPTDERATAAQAKAVVLREALPWITRFHGATVVIKYGGNAMVDEELKRSFAADVALLHFVGLRPVVVHGGGPQISEVSGRLGLQPRFVAGLRVTDEATMDVVRMVLLGRVNPELVRLIQTAGASAVGVAGTDANLLTVRPAAGPAGEDLGLVGEVDAVDPAVLLRLLDDGFVPVVATVGRGGDGVDRNVNADTACGAIAAALGATKLVYLTDVPGLYDDFGDAGSLLSEVPVDRLEAMLARDELHAGMRPKVTSIVQALHAGVPQAHVLDGRVLHAVLLEVFTDEGVGTMISRGP
- the argJ gene encoding bifunctional glutamate N-acetyltransferase/amino-acid acetyltransferase ArgJ — protein: MSGFGPRDRAALTRTEGGVTAPSGFRAGGVLAGLKRSGRPDLALVVSDVPAIAAVAVTTNRVRAAPCVITARNAADGHARALVVNSGNANACTGPDGLAAAEATTEAVATHLGIDPTDVLICSTGVIGVPLDLARLLAAIPRVVADLSDDGGGRAARAILTTDTTTKEVAYRVEDATGACTVGGMAKGAGMIEPAMATLIGLITTDAPLTPAVLRPIVRQVVARTFNRISIDACGSTNDTVAVLANGNATQPPTLATFRAALESVCADLARAVVADGEGTNKVAELHVVGARSEDDAVALARAVAASTLFRAALAGADPNWGRVLAAMGATDVDFDPERVTVRFAGVTVCRYGVATAFDRGQAAAALSKRDVEVTVDLGLGAAEATFLTADLTPAYVRFNAEYTT
- a CDS encoding arginine repressor; protein product: MARAAGTVSKPDRQRLIVGLLHDHEVQSQEQLCDLLADHGVHTTQATVSRDLDELGAVKVRGASGALAYRLASDPAPATARDRLSDVVQRFVVEVHSSGNLAVLRTPPAGAGPVAAAVDLAELPGVLATVAGDDTVVVIAREGIAGRDLARRFRDLADLT
- a CDS encoding argininosuccinate synthase, whose protein sequence is MPTPRLVLAYSGGLDTSVAIRWLAENKGYEVVALAVDVGQGDADANAHTGGLDGIRRRALDCGAVDALVVDARDEFAEDFLVPAIKANAVYMGKYPLVSALSRPLIVKHLVRVARETGATAVAHGCTGKGNDQVRFEVGTMCLAPDLHTEAPIREWGLSRDEAIAWAVERDLPVPVHKDSPYSIDENLWGRTAECGILEDPWARAPEEVFARTVSPRAAPDTPEELTVTFAEGMPVAIDGKELPIAQLIAEVDRRAGAHGVGRIDMIEDRLVGIKSRELYECPGAVTLLTAHRDLEDVCLEQELSDHKRTEEGRYAQLLYNGLWWGPLKRALDAFMDEASRYVSGDVRVELYKGSANVIGRRSDVGLYDESLATYSVDDRFDHTQAEGFVSLWGLPLKTWARRARETGQL
- the argF gene encoding ornithine carbamoyltransferase; the encoded protein is MRHFLSVADLDRDRLARLLDAADRLRSNRRDAGVDHRGDLAGRTVVLLFEKPSTRTRVSFQVAVAELGGHPLALSSQELQLGRGETLADTAAVLSRYAHAIVVRTFAQDRVEELAAAAAVPVVNALTDHEHPCQALADLQTIRAEFGSLRGVSVAYVGDGNNVAHSLLLAGGLAGMDVRVGHPAGYAPDPGVVEQARTLGGAVAVTDDPLAAVDGADVVYTDVWVSMGQGDQVDQRRAAFAPYQVNADLFAKAAPRAVFLHCLPAHRGEEVTGEVLDGPASRVWDQAENRLHTQKALLLALLADGDGSG
- the argC gene encoding N-acetyl-gamma-glutamyl-phosphate reductase — protein: MAHRVGIVGASGYGGAELLRLLGAHPAIDVVAVAAHRQAGTPIRDLFPNLDTDAVFDAVDLDRLAALDLVILATPHGASIELAGELHTAATRLIDLSGAFRLSAEDFHDWYGEPHAHPDLTPAVYGLTEWARDAVSTAELVANPGCYPTAALLALLPLGELVEPGTIVVDAKSGTSGAGRGLRDDLHFTHLHGDFTAYGAPHHRHTVEIEHWFGRLAGVPSGPVSFTPHLVPMARGELATCYATVRDGVGADDVHGALADRYRDEPFVRVLDPGTFPHTKAVAGSNGCQVSATFDARTRRVLVVAAVDNLGKGAAGQALHNANLMLGLDETLGLTAVGLYP
- a CDS encoding acetylornithine transaminase translates to MDAAAHLTQLQDRFNAHLLPTYRTPPLAFVRGRGSALFDAEDRAYLDFVSGLAVTSLGHAHPAVTAAVAEQVATLVHTSNLFLTEPAVALAERLADLLGWPDGRAFLCNSGAEANEAAIKLARRHGLAQHRDKYRVVALEGSFHGRTLATLEATGQLAKHDPFQPLAGYVDHVAHDDPDALRAAVGEDTCAVLVEVIQGEGGVRAVPDAVLSTARDACDRHGALLIVDEIQTGIGRTGSWFAWQQTAIEPDVVTLAKALANGLPIGACVARGPAANAFAPSQHASTFGGNPVTCAAALAVVDTLEADDLVASAATAGKRLANALRGLVGAVPHAAGVRGRGLLLAVELDRPVAASVEAACRDRFLLVNAVADDLVRMAPPLTVTDDEIELAIAALSDALASVARAGQASSSAADADRAGSEE